A window of the Cannabis sativa cultivar Pink pepper isolate KNU-18-1 chromosome X, ASM2916894v1, whole genome shotgun sequence genome harbors these coding sequences:
- the LOC115703596 gene encoding mitochondrial Rho GTPase 2 isoform X2 translates to MSGGGNFSSSRRNGIRVVVAGDRGTGKSSLIVAAATESFSDNVPSVLSPTRLPADFFPDFVPLTIIDTSSSLDLESRTKRNEELKRADAVVLTYACDQPMTLTRLCNYWLPELRQLEVKVPVIVVGCKLDLRDEREPISIEQLMSPIMQEFREIETCIECSAATLIQVPEVFYYAQRAVLHPTTPLFDQEKQTLQPRCISALRRIFILCDHDMDGALSDAELNEFQIKCFNAPLQPAEIVGVKRVVQEKQPGGVNQLGLTLTGFLFLHALFIEKGRLETTWAVLRKFGYDDDLKLRDDILPVPSKHAPDQTMELTSEAVEFLKGIFRLFDTDNDGNLKPSELDELFCTAPDRPWNEAPYEDAAERTALGNLSLNGFLSEWALMTLLDPVRSLANLMYIGYSGDPASVLHVNRRRIKDRKVQSTERNVFQCFVFGPKSAGKSTILNSLLERPFSKSHITAPTSERFAVNVVNRVGGNKTLILREIPEDGVKKFLTNKEFLAPCDVAVFVYDSSDEYSSKKSQELLVEVARQGEESGYGVPCLLIAAKDDLDPYPMAIQDSMKICRELGIEAPISVSVKSGFLNNIFTRIVDVAEKPHLNIPETENGRNRKYHQQLISRSLMCMSVGAAAAVFGLAIYRVYAARKNTSS, encoded by the exons ATGTCGGGTGGTGGGAATTTTAGCTCCAGTCGACGAAACGGCATCCGAGTCGTCGTTGCCGGTGATCGCGGAACCGGTAAATCGAGCTTGATCGTCGCGGCCGCTACCGAATCATTCTCCGATAACGTGCCTTCTGTACTTTCCCCAACACGCCTTCCAGCCGATTTCTTTCCCGATTTTGTTCCCCTCACCATCATCGATACCTCTTCCAG TTTGGACTTGGAGAGTAGAACTAAGCGCAATGAGGAATTGAAGCGAGCTGATGCTGTGGTGTTAACATATGCTTGTGATCAACCAATGACTCTCACTCGGCTTTGTAATTACTGGCTTCCTGAACTTCGCCAATTGGAG GTTAAGGTACCAGTTATTGTAGTAGGTTGCAAGCTGGATTTGCGAGATGAGCGTGAACCAATAAGCATAGAGCAGCTCATGTCACCAATCATGCAAGAATTCAGGGAAATTGAAACCTGCATAGAATGCTCTGCAGCTACTTTGATTCAG GTCCCTGAAGTTTTCTATTATGCTCAAAGAGCAGTGCTTCATCCAACAACCCCCTTGTTCGATCAAGAAAAACAAACTTTGCAGCCTCGATGCATTAGTGCACTGAGAAGGATATTTATCCTCTGTGATCATGACATGGATGGTGCCCTTAGTGATGCAGAGCTGAATGAATTTCAG ATTAAATGCTTTAACGCCCCTTTACAACCTGCTGAGATTGTGGGTGTTAAAAGGGTTGTTCAAGAAAAACAACCAGGCGGAGTCAATCAACTTGGTCTTACTCTTactggtttcctttttcttcatgCTCTTTTTATAGAAAAAGGGCGTCTTGAGACAACTTGGGCTGTCCTGAGGAAGTTTGGATACGATGATGATTTGAAACTCAGAGATGATATTCTTCCTGTTCCTTCTAAACATGCTCCTGATCAG aCCATGGAACTAACAAGTGAAGCAGTGGAGTTTCTGAAGGGGATCTTCCGATTATTTGATACTGATAAT GATGGAAATCTAAAACCTTCTGAACTAGATGAGTTATTTTGTACTGCTCCAGACAG gCCTTGGAACGAAGCTCCTTACGAGGATGCTGCAGAGAGAACCGCTCTGGGTAATTTATCTCTTAATGGGTTTCTGTCTGAG TGGGCCCTTATGACACTACTAGATCCAGTGCGTAGTTTGGCTAATCTGATGTACATTGGATACAGTGGTGATCCAGCTTCCGTGCTCCATGTTAATAGAAGAAGAATAAAAGATCGTAAAGTGCAAAGCACAGAAAGAAATGTTTTCCAATGCTTTGTTTTTGGTCCGAAAAGTGCTGGCAAGTCTACTATTTTGAATTCACTATTGGAAAG GCCTTTCTCAAAGAGTCATATTACTGCACCTACCAGTGAGCGTTTTGCAGTAAATGTTGTAAACCGAGTTGGG GGGAATAAGACACTCATATTAAGAGAGATACCTGAAGATGGAGTTAAAAAATTTCTGACAAACAAAGAATTTCTCGCACCTTGTGATGTGGCTGTCTTTGTATATGACAG TTCAGATGAATATTCATCAAAAAAATCGCAAGAACTGCTTGTGGAGGTTGCTAGGCAAGGAGAAGAAAGTGGCTATGGTGTGCCATGCCTTCTTATCGCTGCTAAGGATGACCTAGATCCATATCCAATGGCGATTCAAGATTCAATGAAG ATATGTCGAGAATTGGGAATAGAAGCTCCTATTTCTGTGAGCGTGAAGTCAGGATTTTTGAATAACATATTCACTAGAATTGTAGATGTAGCTGAGAAACCTCACTTAAACATTCCTGAAACTGAGAATGGGAGGAACCGCAAGTACCACCAACAGCTTATTAGCCGTTCTCTCATGTGTATGTCGG TtggtgctgctgctgctgtTTTTGGACTTGCAATTTATCGTGTATATGCAGCAAGGAAAAATACTTCGAGTTAG
- the LOC115703596 gene encoding mitochondrial Rho GTPase 2 isoform X1, translating to MSGGGNFSSSRRNGIRVVVAGDRGTGKSSLIVAAATESFSDNVPSVLSPTRLPADFFPDFVPLTIIDTSSSLDLESRTKRNEELKRADAVVLTYACDQPMTLTRLCNYWLPELRQLEVKVPVIVVGCKLDLRDEREPISIEQLMSPIMQEFREIETCIECSAATLIQVPEVFYYAQRAVLHPTTPLFDQEKQTLQPRCISALRRIFILCDHDMDGALSDAELNEFQIKCFNAPLQPAEIVGVKRVVQEKQPGGVNQLGLTLTGFLFLHALFIEKGRLETTWAVLRKFGYDDDLKLRDDILPVPSKHAPDQTMELTSEAVEFLKGIFRLFDTDNDGNLKPSELDELFCTAPDRPWNEAPYEDAAERTALGNLSLNGFLSEWALMTLLDPVRSLANLMYIGYSGDPASVLHVNRRRIKDRKVQSTERNVFQCFVFGPKSAGKSTILNSLLERPFSKSHITAPTSERFAVNVVNRVGQGNKTLILREIPEDGVKKFLTNKEFLAPCDVAVFVYDSSDEYSSKKSQELLVEVARQGEESGYGVPCLLIAAKDDLDPYPMAIQDSMKICRELGIEAPISVSVKSGFLNNIFTRIVDVAEKPHLNIPETENGRNRKYHQQLISRSLMCMSVGAAAAVFGLAIYRVYAARKNTSS from the exons ATGTCGGGTGGTGGGAATTTTAGCTCCAGTCGACGAAACGGCATCCGAGTCGTCGTTGCCGGTGATCGCGGAACCGGTAAATCGAGCTTGATCGTCGCGGCCGCTACCGAATCATTCTCCGATAACGTGCCTTCTGTACTTTCCCCAACACGCCTTCCAGCCGATTTCTTTCCCGATTTTGTTCCCCTCACCATCATCGATACCTCTTCCAG TTTGGACTTGGAGAGTAGAACTAAGCGCAATGAGGAATTGAAGCGAGCTGATGCTGTGGTGTTAACATATGCTTGTGATCAACCAATGACTCTCACTCGGCTTTGTAATTACTGGCTTCCTGAACTTCGCCAATTGGAG GTTAAGGTACCAGTTATTGTAGTAGGTTGCAAGCTGGATTTGCGAGATGAGCGTGAACCAATAAGCATAGAGCAGCTCATGTCACCAATCATGCAAGAATTCAGGGAAATTGAAACCTGCATAGAATGCTCTGCAGCTACTTTGATTCAG GTCCCTGAAGTTTTCTATTATGCTCAAAGAGCAGTGCTTCATCCAACAACCCCCTTGTTCGATCAAGAAAAACAAACTTTGCAGCCTCGATGCATTAGTGCACTGAGAAGGATATTTATCCTCTGTGATCATGACATGGATGGTGCCCTTAGTGATGCAGAGCTGAATGAATTTCAG ATTAAATGCTTTAACGCCCCTTTACAACCTGCTGAGATTGTGGGTGTTAAAAGGGTTGTTCAAGAAAAACAACCAGGCGGAGTCAATCAACTTGGTCTTACTCTTactggtttcctttttcttcatgCTCTTTTTATAGAAAAAGGGCGTCTTGAGACAACTTGGGCTGTCCTGAGGAAGTTTGGATACGATGATGATTTGAAACTCAGAGATGATATTCTTCCTGTTCCTTCTAAACATGCTCCTGATCAG aCCATGGAACTAACAAGTGAAGCAGTGGAGTTTCTGAAGGGGATCTTCCGATTATTTGATACTGATAAT GATGGAAATCTAAAACCTTCTGAACTAGATGAGTTATTTTGTACTGCTCCAGACAG gCCTTGGAACGAAGCTCCTTACGAGGATGCTGCAGAGAGAACCGCTCTGGGTAATTTATCTCTTAATGGGTTTCTGTCTGAG TGGGCCCTTATGACACTACTAGATCCAGTGCGTAGTTTGGCTAATCTGATGTACATTGGATACAGTGGTGATCCAGCTTCCGTGCTCCATGTTAATAGAAGAAGAATAAAAGATCGTAAAGTGCAAAGCACAGAAAGAAATGTTTTCCAATGCTTTGTTTTTGGTCCGAAAAGTGCTGGCAAGTCTACTATTTTGAATTCACTATTGGAAAG GCCTTTCTCAAAGAGTCATATTACTGCACCTACCAGTGAGCGTTTTGCAGTAAATGTTGTAAACCGAGTTGGG CAGGGGAATAAGACACTCATATTAAGAGAGATACCTGAAGATGGAGTTAAAAAATTTCTGACAAACAAAGAATTTCTCGCACCTTGTGATGTGGCTGTCTTTGTATATGACAG TTCAGATGAATATTCATCAAAAAAATCGCAAGAACTGCTTGTGGAGGTTGCTAGGCAAGGAGAAGAAAGTGGCTATGGTGTGCCATGCCTTCTTATCGCTGCTAAGGATGACCTAGATCCATATCCAATGGCGATTCAAGATTCAATGAAG ATATGTCGAGAATTGGGAATAGAAGCTCCTATTTCTGTGAGCGTGAAGTCAGGATTTTTGAATAACATATTCACTAGAATTGTAGATGTAGCTGAGAAACCTCACTTAAACATTCCTGAAACTGAGAATGGGAGGAACCGCAAGTACCACCAACAGCTTATTAGCCGTTCTCTCATGTGTATGTCGG TtggtgctgctgctgctgtTTTTGGACTTGCAATTTATCGTGTATATGCAGCAAGGAAAAATACTTCGAGTTAG
- the LOC115702384 gene encoding uncharacterized protein LOC115702384 encodes MAATVVDFADEGDQLMMYLPSQVLDEACDTKTHFVKPLQLHSHRNRYHHHHHLHHDRRHAVVKFPVEELPDKNSIKSNNKKPPQRPKLGQHWASAAGHGMRAIFLDSAQKSCIGTGVFLPQISHNNKKPACAPVLLPSRVVQALNLNVQALGLQISPRQADPKANRKSGSHNNNTNSGKHSKKTKEVTIPSSQCGVISQKRNSSPELFLPKEWTY; translated from the exons ATGGCGGCTACTGTTGTTGATTTTGCCGATGAAGGTGATCAGCTAATGATGTACCTTCCATCTCAAGTTCTGGATGAGGCCTGTGATAcaaag ACCCATTTTGTAAAACCGCTTCAACTACACAGCCACCGCAACCGCTACCACCATCATCACCACCTTCATCATGATCGTCGTCATGCTGTCGTTAAATTTCCGGTTGAAGAACTTCCTGATAAG aACTCAATAAAGAGCAACAATAAAAAACCGCCGCAGAGACCAAAACTTGGGCAACATTGGGCATCGGCGGCAGGGCATGGAATGCGAGCCATTTTTCTAGATTCTGCCCAAAAATCATGTATTGGTACTGGTGTTTTCCTTCCCCAAATATCCCACAACAATAAAAAGCCag CATGTGCTCCTGTTCTCCTACCTTCACGTGTGGTCCAAGCTCTCAACCTCAACGTCCAAGCTTTAGGTTTACAAATTTCACCTCGACAag CTGATCCTAAAGCAAACCGAAAGAGTGGAAGCCATAACAACAACACAAATTCAGGCAAACATAGTAAAAAAACAAAGGAGGTGACGATACCTTCGTCACAATGTGGTGTTATTTCTCAAAAAAGGAATTCTTCTCCAGAATTGTTTCTTCCAAAGGAATGgacttattaa